The Shewanella zhangzhouensis genome has a window encoding:
- a CDS encoding GGDEF domain-containing protein — translation MRQLQSLKRKLTILFYLIALMTVGIGIIAVSLSQSLKLQVDAMVANDLAEVRLAMSQVRLAEQLQTTVAKLENVVDDKERSTLLRELSAQWQQLLTGTQKLGSFHHSDDQTSALGEQAMMQQQMLSTLARLDELSSQALLSRLQVANLIQNLNDMQAGFVKEYRDYLGTLDEQARDAMAKGNIPALNTLLADHRINSEFLHLGERLFATLLRTTEHMPSMEINTLQRQSLRLLREMEPLVTQLNDKESANNWLAQLKYQMVGTDNLFELSRNQQKRRAVAGTHFDEHASMARLSADFFQEEFRHRDEDIRNAGLDLKRDAMAFLVLIVVAGIVYCGLIWLTNWHFIAKGIINPVIATRNAMNDIVNEKLDTVLPKADNLELQQMVSSLETLKSYAAQVKAISEIDGLTGIHNRRYFDLKLDAALARHSREHIQLGLIMFDLDYFKQFNDTYGHLAGDQCLKDVVNRIKQLLPNGSETFARYGGEEFVLLLQDYDWRALRQIAEEIRESVANLAIPHRGAPEGIATLSMGIAHLPQDQQVTAQELIATGDTALYRAKRRGKNCCEFMVVSSGYEPKPGDPLI, via the coding sequence ATGCGACAGTTACAGAGCCTGAAGCGCAAACTCACCATACTGTTTTACTTGATTGCTTTAATGACAGTCGGGATTGGGATTATTGCAGTTTCTCTGTCGCAGTCACTGAAATTGCAGGTGGATGCCATGGTGGCCAACGATCTGGCAGAGGTTCGTCTGGCCATGTCCCAGGTGAGGCTGGCAGAGCAATTGCAGACGACCGTCGCCAAACTCGAAAACGTGGTCGATGACAAGGAGCGCAGCACCCTGCTAAGGGAGTTGTCGGCCCAGTGGCAGCAATTACTGACCGGCACTCAAAAACTTGGCAGCTTTCACCACAGTGACGACCAGACATCGGCGCTTGGTGAGCAGGCGATGATGCAGCAGCAGATGCTGAGCACACTGGCGCGACTGGACGAGTTAAGCAGCCAGGCGCTGCTATCCCGATTACAGGTCGCCAACCTTATTCAGAACCTCAACGACATGCAGGCCGGTTTTGTCAAGGAATACAGAGACTACCTCGGAACTCTGGATGAACAAGCCCGGGATGCCATGGCCAAGGGCAACATTCCGGCTCTGAATACCCTGCTCGCAGACCATCGTATCAACTCGGAGTTTTTGCATCTGGGTGAACGGTTGTTTGCCACTCTGCTGCGAACCACAGAGCATATGCCCTCGATGGAGATCAATACGCTGCAGCGCCAAAGCCTGAGACTCTTGCGGGAAATGGAGCCCTTGGTAACACAGCTCAATGACAAGGAATCGGCGAACAATTGGCTGGCACAGCTGAAATATCAAATGGTCGGTACTGACAACCTGTTTGAGCTCAGCCGCAACCAACAAAAGCGCCGCGCCGTGGCGGGGACGCATTTTGACGAGCATGCGAGTATGGCCCGCCTAAGTGCAGACTTCTTCCAGGAAGAGTTCCGTCACAGAGATGAAGACATCCGCAACGCCGGCCTGGACCTCAAGCGGGATGCCATGGCTTTTTTGGTGTTGATTGTTGTGGCCGGCATCGTATATTGCGGGCTGATTTGGCTCACCAACTGGCACTTTATTGCCAAAGGGATCATCAATCCCGTGATTGCCACCCGCAATGCCATGAACGACATAGTCAATGAGAAGCTGGATACTGTTCTGCCCAAGGCCGACAATTTAGAGCTTCAGCAGATGGTCAGTTCACTCGAAACGCTCAAGAGCTACGCCGCTCAGGTAAAAGCCATCTCAGAAATTGACGGCCTGACCGGCATTCACAATCGGCGCTACTTTGACCTCAAGCTCGATGCCGCGCTTGCCCGTCACAGTCGGGAGCACATCCAACTCGGGCTAATCATGTTTGACCTGGATTATTTCAAGCAATTCAACGACACCTACGGCCATCTGGCCGGGGATCAATGTCTTAAAGATGTGGTAAACCGGATAAAGCAGCTATTGCCCAATGGCAGTGAAACCTTTGCCCGCTATGGCGGCGAGGAATTTGTTCTGCTACTGCAGGACTACGACTGGCGGGCCTTACGGCAGATCGCCGAAGAGATCCGTGAGAGTGTTGCCAACCTGGCCATTCCCCATCGCGGGGCCCCCGAAGGTATAGCGACTCTGAGCATGGGCATAGCACACCTGCCACAAGATCAGCAGGTTACGGCGCAGGAATTGATTGCAACCGGAGATACTGCATTGTACCGGGCAAAACGCCGTGGCAAAAACTGTTGTGAATTCATGGTTGTCAGCTCAGGCTACGAGCCCAAACCCGGTGATCCCTTGATTTAA
- a CDS encoding zinc-dependent peptidase, which translates to MAALIIVSFLGILGIYWIASGPSRRHKRHQNLARGVFPASWRAILKKRVAHYPLLPDHLQQELRRKILIFLGEKQFIGCNGFEITDEVRVTIAAQACLLLLNRDSDFYPGLRQILVYPNAFYVNRSERDAAGVVWERHALLSGESWSQGQVLLSWHDVTEDCRHPFDGFNVIIHEFAHQLDQEDGQADGAPPLPSSERYQSWSSIMQREYDLLCQAADAAQPSLFDYYGATAPAEFFAVVSETFFTRPEPFAAHHPELYEEFARFYRLDPVQWR; encoded by the coding sequence ATGGCGGCACTTATCATCGTCAGTTTTCTGGGGATACTCGGTATTTACTGGATAGCCTCGGGCCCTTCCCGTCGCCACAAACGACACCAGAATCTTGCCAGGGGCGTATTTCCAGCCAGCTGGCGCGCCATACTCAAGAAACGGGTAGCCCACTACCCTTTGCTGCCGGATCACCTGCAACAGGAGCTCAGGCGAAAAATTCTGATTTTTCTCGGAGAGAAACAATTTATTGGCTGCAATGGCTTTGAAATCACCGACGAAGTCAGAGTTACCATTGCCGCTCAGGCGTGCCTGCTACTGCTTAACCGAGACAGCGATTTCTACCCGGGCCTCAGGCAAATTCTGGTGTATCCCAACGCCTTCTATGTAAATCGCAGTGAGCGGGACGCCGCCGGCGTGGTGTGGGAGCGCCATGCCCTGCTTTCCGGTGAGTCCTGGAGCCAGGGACAGGTGTTGCTCTCATGGCACGATGTCACTGAAGACTGCCGGCACCCCTTCGATGGGTTTAACGTCATCATCCATGAGTTTGCACACCAACTGGATCAGGAAGATGGCCAGGCCGACGGCGCGCCGCCGCTGCCCAGCAGTGAACGTTACCAAAGCTGGTCGAGCATCATGCAACGGGAATACGACCTCCTGTGCCAGGCTGCAGACGCCGCTCAGCCAAGCCTGTTCGACTATTACGGCGCCACCGCACCTGCCGAGTTCTTTGCCGTCGTCAGCGAAACCTTTTTCACCCGGCCAGAACCCTTCGCAGCCCACCACCCAGAGCTCTATGAAGAATTTGCGCGTTTTTACCGGTTGGATCCGGTCCAGTGGCGATGA
- a CDS encoding nuclear transport factor 2 family protein: MIRKALLLAALLVSSQSMAGEHEQQQATQVLDALHQHAASANWDAYFSLYTQDAVFLGTDASERWGMAEFRQYASPTKGWRYEPRRRDFVEHGDTIMFDELLYNEKYGLTRGSGALVKTADGWRILQYHLSFAVPNDVSKDIARQIMAFEAKSKAQ; this comes from the coding sequence ATGATAAGAAAAGCATTGTTACTGGCGGCTCTGCTTGTGAGCAGCCAGAGTATGGCAGGAGAGCATGAACAACAGCAGGCCACCCAAGTGCTCGACGCCCTGCACCAGCACGCGGCGAGCGCCAATTGGGATGCGTATTTTTCGCTGTACACTCAGGATGCGGTGTTTCTCGGCACCGACGCCAGCGAGCGCTGGGGCATGGCGGAGTTTCGCCAATATGCCAGTCCCACCAAAGGCTGGCGCTATGAGCCTCGTCGCCGCGACTTTGTGGAACACGGCGACACCATCATGTTTGATGAGCTGTTGTATAACGAAAAATACGGCCTTACCCGAGGCAGCGGCGCCCTGGTTAAAACCGCTGATGGTTGGCGGATTTTGCAATATCACCTGAGCTTTGCGGTACCCAACGATGTATCCAAAGACATCGCCAGGCAAATCATGGCGTTTGAGGCCAAATCAAAGGCTCAGTGA
- a CDS encoding HDOD domain-containing protein, whose translation MKNNVGEPKGVDYWTKRISEQEMPALCSTVKTLEKLAKDDVSSMAILGRSVMHDNALTSRILRVANSATYNKGISQVTTVSRAAVVLGFDTIRNICITAKLLSSLLENKNLTPGVYQRLLKLMARSFQAAMLARMMLAAHDEEMQEEAFIAALLYHLGESAFWSMGGPLANELDRALDGVEDPAAVLSQVREHLGTSFSQLTQGLARNWGLGEVLIKSLNNPDERMPEIRAIFVANKLVQELAETYPDHAELEKRVRQGAEMMGLKPDDFKARAIQCTNATHKLADAYGAKVLVEFLPNPNRLMENQESLNEGRWREGDVNVQLKKLRELTGFAVAKADINQVMQTTLEGILNGVGVDSCAVLLLSPSRKMLQPRIVLGDNADNIKRDFVIDITEPDHLFRHVIDLKQPLNIDSPDSPRWRLNLDEPLRKRLAKSGFLLAPLEMDGKVIGLFYADRGVSGRNFGDDEFGSFTHFTQLANVCFSVAVRH comes from the coding sequence TTGAAAAACAACGTTGGCGAACCCAAGGGTGTGGATTATTGGACCAAGAGGATCAGTGAGCAGGAAATGCCTGCCCTGTGCTCAACGGTAAAAACCCTGGAAAAGTTGGCAAAGGATGATGTCTCCTCTATGGCGATACTGGGCCGTAGCGTGATGCACGACAATGCCCTCACATCCCGTATCCTGCGTGTGGCAAACAGTGCTACCTATAACAAGGGCATCAGCCAGGTCACGACAGTGAGCCGCGCCGCCGTGGTGTTGGGTTTTGATACCATTCGTAATATCTGTATTACCGCCAAACTCCTCTCCAGCTTGCTGGAAAATAAAAATCTCACTCCCGGTGTGTATCAAAGGCTGCTGAAATTGATGGCACGCTCATTTCAGGCGGCCATGTTGGCCAGGATGATGCTTGCTGCCCACGATGAAGAAATGCAGGAAGAAGCCTTTATTGCCGCGCTGTTATACCACCTTGGTGAAAGCGCCTTTTGGAGCATGGGGGGCCCACTCGCCAATGAACTGGACAGAGCCCTTGACGGCGTCGAAGATCCAGCTGCAGTGCTCTCTCAGGTTCGTGAACATCTGGGGACCAGTTTCAGCCAACTGACTCAGGGATTGGCGCGTAATTGGGGGCTTGGTGAAGTGCTCATCAAGTCACTCAACAATCCCGATGAGCGGATGCCGGAAATCCGCGCCATTTTTGTGGCCAACAAGCTGGTGCAGGAGCTGGCAGAGACCTATCCCGACCACGCCGAGCTTGAAAAGCGGGTGCGTCAGGGCGCCGAAATGATGGGGTTGAAACCCGATGATTTTAAGGCCAGGGCGATTCAATGTACCAATGCGACCCACAAGCTGGCCGATGCCTATGGCGCCAAGGTATTGGTGGAGTTTTTACCAAACCCCAATCGCTTGATGGAAAACCAGGAAAGCCTCAATGAAGGGCGTTGGCGCGAAGGGGATGTGAATGTACAGCTGAAAAAGCTCCGTGAGCTCACTGGTTTCGCGGTGGCCAAGGCCGATATCAATCAGGTGATGCAAACCACGCTGGAGGGGATATTAAACGGTGTGGGGGTGGATAGTTGCGCTGTGCTGCTGTTGTCGCCCAGTCGCAAGATGCTCCAGCCCCGTATTGTGCTTGGCGACAATGCTGACAACATCAAGCGTGACTTTGTTATTGATATTACTGAGCCCGATCATCTGTTTCGTCATGTGATTGATTTAAAACAGCCCTTAAACATCGACTCCCCCGATTCGCCACGCTGGCGGCTCAATCTGGATGAGCCTTTACGCAAGCGTTTGGCCAAGAGCGGCTTTTTACTGGCACCATTGGAAATGGACGGCAAGGTGATAGGGCTGTTTTATGCTGACAGGGGCGTATCGGGCCGCAATTTTGGCGATGATGAGTTTGGCAGTTTTACCCACTTTACCCAACTCGCCAATGTGTGTTTCTCGGTGGCCGTGCGTCACTGA
- the aceA gene encoding isocitrate lyase: MSKYISRQEQIDALKKDWAENPRWKGVRRPYTAEEVVSLRGSFVPENTVAQRGAAKLWDLVNGGAKKGYVNSLGALTGGQAVQQAKAGIEAIYLSGWQVAADANLAGTMYPDQSLYPANSVPAVVGRINNSFRRADQIQWSNGVGPEDDKFVDYFLPIVADAEAGFGGVLNAYELMKSMIDAGAAGVHFEDQLASVKKCGHMGGKVLVPTQEAVQKLVAARLAADVSGVETLVIARTDANAADLLTSDCDPYDSDFITGERTSEGFYRVRAGLDQAIARGLAYAPYADLIWCETAKPDLEEARRFAEAIHAKYPDQLLAYNCSPSFNWKKNLDDATIAKFQQALSDMGYKYQFITLAGIHNMWFNMFDLAYDYARGEGMKHYVEKVQEAEFAAASKGYTFVAHQQEVGTGYFDKMTNIIQGGASSVTALTGSTEEEQFH; the protein is encoded by the coding sequence ATGAGCAAGTACATCAGCCGCCAGGAACAAATTGACGCACTGAAAAAGGACTGGGCCGAAAACCCACGCTGGAAAGGTGTGCGCCGTCCTTATACTGCCGAAGAAGTGGTTTCACTGCGCGGCTCATTTGTGCCCGAGAACACTGTGGCCCAGCGTGGTGCAGCCAAACTGTGGGACCTGGTCAACGGTGGTGCCAAGAAAGGTTATGTAAACTCTCTCGGTGCCCTGACCGGTGGTCAGGCCGTACAGCAAGCCAAGGCTGGCATTGAAGCCATCTATTTGTCTGGCTGGCAGGTGGCCGCCGATGCCAACCTGGCCGGCACCATGTACCCGGACCAATCGCTGTACCCCGCCAACTCTGTGCCTGCTGTGGTTGGCCGTATCAATAACTCATTCCGCCGCGCCGACCAGATCCAATGGAGCAACGGCGTAGGCCCGGAAGATGACAAATTCGTTGATTACTTCCTGCCAATCGTGGCCGATGCCGAAGCCGGCTTTGGTGGTGTACTCAATGCTTACGAATTGATGAAATCCATGATTGATGCCGGTGCCGCCGGTGTGCACTTTGAAGATCAGCTGGCTTCGGTGAAGAAATGCGGTCACATGGGCGGCAAGGTGTTGGTGCCCACTCAGGAAGCGGTACAAAAGCTGGTTGCGGCCCGCTTGGCAGCTGACGTATCTGGGGTAGAAACCCTGGTTATTGCCCGCACCGACGCCAATGCTGCCGATCTGCTGACCTCGGATTGCGACCCATACGACAGCGACTTCATCACAGGTGAGCGCACCAGTGAAGGTTTCTACCGTGTCCGTGCCGGTCTGGACCAGGCCATCGCCCGCGGTCTGGCTTATGCACCATATGCCGACCTTATCTGGTGTGAAACTGCCAAGCCAGATTTGGAAGAAGCCCGTCGCTTTGCCGAGGCCATCCATGCCAAGTACCCGGATCAGCTGCTGGCCTATAACTGCTCACCTTCTTTCAACTGGAAGAAGAACCTGGACGATGCGACTATCGCCAAGTTCCAGCAGGCCTTGTCTGACATGGGTTACAAGTATCAGTTCATCACCCTGGCAGGTATCCACAATATGTGGTTCAACATGTTCGACCTGGCGTACGACTACGCCCGTGGCGAAGGCATGAAGCACTATGTGGAGAAAGTTCAGGAAGCCGAGTTTGCTGCCGCCAGCAAGGGATATACCTTTGTGGCACACCAGCAGGAAGTGGGCACCGGCTATTTCGACAAGATGACCAATATCATCCAGGGCGGTGCCTCGTCAGTGACCGCACTCACCGGTTCCACCGAGGAAGAACAGTTCCACTGA
- the aceB gene encoding malate synthase A — protein sequence MTEQIMEQPQTLTGLKLAGHQIQGQEEVFTEGAMSLLESLCARFAGDVDVLLAKRKERQVRIDKGELPDFLPETRAIRDGKWTIRGIPTDLRDRRVEITGPVDRKMIINALNADVKVFMADFEDSLAPSWEKVVQGQINLRDAVRGTIEYTAPDTGKEYRLNDNPAVLIARVRGLHLKEKHVEFNGQSIPGALFDFCFYFYHNYRQLLSKGSGPYFYIPKLESHLEARWWAKVFAFTEERFCLEPGTIKCTCLIETLPAVFEMDEILYELRSNIVALNCGRWDYIFSYIKTLKHHSDRVLPDRQQVTMDKPFLSAYSRLLIKTCHKRGALAMGGMAAFIPAKDAEANRLVLERVCKDKELEARNGHDGTWVAHPGLAQTAMAVFNQFIGDDHCNQLHITRDVDAPILASELLAPCEGERTEHGMRLNIRIALQYIEAWISGNGCVPIYGLMEDAATAEISRASIWQWIHHQKHLSNGKLVTKALLKEMLVEELANVKEEVGNERFTHGRFTQAAVLLEEITTADELVDFLTLPGYELLTKQEH from the coding sequence ATGACAGAGCAAATTATGGAGCAGCCACAGACACTGACCGGGCTCAAGCTGGCGGGTCATCAAATCCAGGGTCAGGAAGAAGTCTTTACTGAAGGAGCAATGTCGCTGCTTGAGTCCCTGTGTGCCAGATTTGCAGGCGACGTGGATGTCTTACTGGCGAAGCGTAAAGAACGTCAGGTTCGCATTGATAAAGGTGAGTTGCCGGATTTTCTGCCTGAAACCCGCGCTATTCGGGATGGCAAGTGGACCATTCGAGGCATACCCACCGATTTGCGGGATCGCCGGGTGGAAATCACAGGTCCCGTGGATCGCAAGATGATCATCAACGCCCTGAATGCTGACGTGAAAGTCTTTATGGCCGACTTTGAGGATTCGTTGGCACCCAGCTGGGAAAAGGTAGTGCAGGGGCAAATCAACCTGCGCGACGCGGTGCGTGGCACCATAGAGTACACAGCGCCAGACACCGGTAAAGAATATCGCTTGAACGATAACCCAGCGGTACTGATTGCCAGGGTGCGCGGCTTACACCTCAAAGAAAAACACGTTGAGTTTAACGGTCAATCTATCCCGGGAGCCCTGTTTGATTTCTGCTTCTACTTCTACCACAACTACCGTCAGTTGCTGAGCAAAGGCAGCGGACCGTACTTTTATATCCCCAAGCTGGAGAGCCATCTTGAAGCGCGTTGGTGGGCCAAGGTATTTGCCTTTACCGAAGAGCGCTTCTGCCTCGAGCCGGGCACCATCAAGTGTACCTGTTTGATAGAAACCCTGCCGGCTGTGTTTGAGATGGACGAAATCCTTTATGAGCTGCGCTCCAACATAGTGGCGCTCAACTGTGGCCGATGGGATTACATCTTCAGCTATATCAAAACCTTAAAACACCACAGTGATCGCGTGTTGCCCGACAGACAGCAGGTCACCATGGATAAGCCGTTCCTCAGTGCCTATTCGCGCCTGCTGATTAAAACCTGCCACAAGCGGGGAGCCCTTGCGATGGGCGGTATGGCGGCTTTCATTCCAGCCAAAGATGCCGAAGCTAACCGCCTGGTACTTGAGCGGGTATGCAAAGACAAGGAGCTGGAGGCCCGTAACGGCCATGACGGCACCTGGGTAGCCCATCCCGGTCTGGCACAAACGGCGATGGCAGTGTTTAACCAATTTATAGGTGATGACCACTGCAATCAGCTGCACATCACCCGCGATGTGGATGCCCCGATTTTGGCCAGCGAGCTGCTGGCACCCTGCGAGGGTGAGCGCACCGAGCACGGTATGCGACTCAATATTCGCATTGCGCTGCAATACATCGAGGCCTGGATCAGTGGCAATGGTTGTGTACCCATTTATGGCCTGATGGAAGATGCCGCCACGGCGGAAATCTCCCGTGCCTCCATCTGGCAATGGATCCACCATCAAAAGCACCTGTCCAACGGCAAACTTGTGACCAAGGCCCTGCTGAAGGAGATGCTGGTGGAGGAGCTTGCCAACGTAAAAGAAGAAGTGGGCAACGAACGCTTTACCCACGGCAGATTTACCCAGGCGGCAGTGCTGCTGGAGGAAATCACGACTGCCGACGAGCTTGTCGACTTCCTGACACTGCCGGGTTACGAGCTGCTGACCAAACAAGAACACTGA
- a CDS encoding GGDEF domain-containing protein, with translation MTCYRAALVLALWLFLPWLAMANGDYRAMLNELINMQHGPSERKTELINVLKTAEKKLDAEELGQLKMILGREQLYEGAYQAGVNDLKVAESQLFSSRHLHLVYGYLATGYQLLGDYESSLRYLKLGLELVKTVSDKDVQRNAYIRAASLFYQLGFYEEVGLYAQRALQLADEANTKDICYANLYIAAYIQESGELPRAAEAFQRTGDYCQEHGWRLITVMTIKSRGLISHESNLIEDAITLMEQALAEYRTLGFQLEIASTQSALAKAYLDIGDWEKAESAAVEAIDSKGADNKALKDAWYVMATLKARSNDFVTAYEAQKHENHYANELLNETKAREMAYQAAKFNFVEQQREIALLNSERDSYLVRQETISREHSGSLMISTVLTGITLFLSVFLATGLSQRNKYMRLAQRDGLTGTYNRATGQEKGENALIGCMARGEPTAAVLLDLDNFKRINDAFGHATGDWTLKKVVEVIRPQLADNHILCRFGGEEFMLVLPGLSGAQAVEVAERCREAIAGVNTHYSGHSFRLTASFGVTEWQNGDLSLDPMIKRADLALYRAKHLGRNRVVSYGFAELEGDHTQAFSDTKENSSAQSRNQTSSSVSAAQSAVASDGKTGNESSNQSATYAGVPAQSQVSVEPSDKVATS, from the coding sequence ATGACCTGTTACCGTGCTGCACTTGTGTTAGCGCTTTGGCTCTTTTTGCCATGGCTTGCCATGGCGAATGGAGACTATCGCGCAATGCTGAATGAGCTTATAAACATGCAGCACGGTCCTTCTGAGAGAAAAACAGAGCTCATTAATGTTTTAAAAACAGCCGAAAAGAAGCTCGATGCGGAAGAACTCGGTCAGTTAAAGATGATTCTGGGCAGAGAGCAATTGTACGAAGGGGCCTATCAAGCCGGTGTGAATGATCTGAAAGTGGCTGAGTCACAACTGTTCTCATCCCGTCATTTGCACTTGGTTTATGGCTACCTTGCCACAGGTTATCAGCTGCTTGGTGATTACGAATCGTCCCTTCGTTACCTAAAGCTCGGGCTTGAACTGGTAAAAACAGTTTCAGACAAGGACGTACAACGCAATGCCTACATTCGGGCGGCGAGTCTCTTCTACCAGCTCGGTTTTTATGAAGAGGTGGGGCTTTATGCCCAGAGGGCGCTTCAGTTGGCTGATGAGGCCAATACCAAGGATATCTGTTACGCCAACCTCTATATTGCCGCTTATATTCAGGAGTCGGGAGAATTGCCCCGTGCTGCGGAGGCGTTCCAGCGAACCGGCGATTATTGTCAGGAACATGGCTGGCGGCTCATTACTGTGATGACCATTAAGTCTCGTGGGCTTATCAGCCATGAGTCAAACCTGATTGAGGATGCCATCACCCTGATGGAGCAGGCGCTGGCAGAGTATCGCACCCTTGGCTTCCAACTTGAAATTGCCAGTACCCAAAGCGCGCTGGCAAAGGCCTACCTCGACATTGGTGATTGGGAGAAGGCAGAGAGCGCCGCTGTCGAAGCTATCGACAGCAAAGGTGCCGACAATAAGGCACTGAAAGACGCCTGGTATGTGATGGCCACACTGAAGGCGAGAAGCAACGACTTTGTGACTGCCTATGAAGCCCAAAAACATGAAAATCATTATGCCAATGAACTGTTGAACGAAACCAAGGCCCGGGAAATGGCGTACCAGGCGGCCAAGTTTAATTTTGTTGAGCAGCAGCGGGAAATCGCCTTGCTGAACAGTGAAAGGGATAGCTATCTGGTGAGGCAGGAAACCATCTCCCGGGAGCATTCCGGCTCTTTGATGATATCTACCGTGCTGACGGGTATTACCTTATTTTTATCTGTGTTTCTGGCAACCGGATTGTCTCAGCGCAACAAGTACATGCGCCTGGCGCAGCGTGACGGCCTCACAGGAACCTATAACCGGGCCACGGGGCAGGAGAAGGGGGAAAACGCGTTGATTGGCTGTATGGCGCGAGGTGAGCCGACGGCTGCTGTTTTGCTGGATTTGGATAATTTTAAGCGGATCAATGATGCGTTCGGCCATGCCACAGGCGACTGGACTCTGAAAAAAGTGGTGGAAGTGATTCGGCCACAATTGGCCGATAATCATATTCTGTGCCGTTTTGGCGGAGAGGAATTTATGCTGGTCTTGCCTGGGCTTTCGGGGGCGCAGGCGGTGGAAGTGGCTGAGCGCTGCAGAGAGGCCATTGCCGGGGTGAACACCCATTATTCGGGACACAGCTTTAGACTGACCGCCAGTTTTGGGGTGACCGAGTGGCAGAATGGTGACTTAAGCTTGGATCCCATGATAAAGAGAGCCGATTTGGCCTTATACCGGGCCAAACATCTGGGACGCAACCGGGTCGTCAGCTACGGCTTTGCGGAGCTTGAGGGAGACCATACTCAGGCTTTCAGCGATACCAAGGAAAACTCGTCAGCGCAAAGCAGAAATCAAACGTCATCATCAGTCAGCGCTGCCCAATCAGCTGTGGCGTCAGATGGTAAAACCGGCAATGAGTCTTCCAACCAGAGCGCTACTTATGCAGGAGTTCCGGCGCAATCCCAGGTAAGCGTGGAGCCGTCTGATAAGGTCGCAACTTCTTAA